A DNA window from Luteolibacter luteus contains the following coding sequences:
- a CDS encoding PEP-CTERM sorting domain-containing protein: MKLLNLFAALGLLCTGASQAATIDVGAGLPATQGFTPTTIVGGVAQPLASFSWAVGTWDAATQVFSTFGSSVLDTGEVNGSVTATGPATFNGQVIALFIGTGSSIAESGQNWVVLASTNASTLFPADVSQATAVGFNATTPGSVTFLAKGNEAHNFGPLVQGQGYNLNFVPEPSTALLGALGMVGFLRRRRR; this comes from the coding sequence ATGAAATTGCTTAACCTGTTTGCCGCTCTCGGTCTGCTGTGCACCGGGGCTTCCCAAGCTGCTACAATTGACGTGGGCGCGGGCTTGCCGGCGACCCAAGGCTTCACCCCGACGACCATCGTCGGCGGCGTTGCTCAACCCCTTGCCAGCTTCAGCTGGGCGGTGGGTACCTGGGATGCAGCTACGCAAGTCTTCTCTACCTTCGGATCTTCGGTTCTGGATACTGGAGAAGTGAATGGCTCCGTTACCGCAACGGGTCCTGCCACCTTCAATGGTCAGGTTATCGCTCTCTTCATCGGCACCGGCTCCAGCATCGCTGAGTCCGGCCAGAATTGGGTGGTGCTCGCTTCCACGAACGCTAGCACTCTCTTCCCTGCCGACGTGTCGCAAGCCACCGCTGTGGGCTTCAACGCCACCACACCGGGATCCGTGACCTTCCTTGCCAAGGGCAACGAAGCTCACAACTTCGGTCCGCTTGTGCAAGGCCAAGGCTACAACCTGAACTTCGTTCCCGAGCCGTCGACCGCTCTGCTTGGCGCACTTGGAATGGTTGGATTCCTTCGCCGTCGTCGCCGCTAA
- a CDS encoding PEP-CTERM sorting domain-containing protein, which translates to MAASVAPEICGCITPKAKEARNMKIPSLFALVGLLTLGSADAATVTVSAGLPNQGFRPTNPFDGLPLANFTLAVGTWDSATQVFNSFGSLVDTGEANGEITASGPSSFNSQEIAVFIGSGTSIQESGPAWVVFTAPSPVFFPPDVSLATGVIFNLTIPSEVEIVGTGHVGNILSAQTGNGYALSLIPEPSGFLLGALGMAGFFRRRR; encoded by the coding sequence ATGGCAGCCAGTGTAGCTCCGGAAATCTGCGGCTGCATTACCCCTAAAGCCAAAGAAGCCAGAAACATGAAGATTCCCTCCCTCTTTGCCCTGGTTGGTCTCCTGACCCTTGGATCAGCTGATGCTGCCACGGTCACAGTCTCTGCGGGCTTGCCCAATCAGGGATTCAGGCCGACGAACCCCTTTGACGGTTTGCCTCTTGCCAATTTTACCTTGGCGGTAGGCACTTGGGACAGTGCTACCCAAGTGTTCAATTCCTTTGGTTCCTTGGTGGACACCGGGGAAGCAAATGGGGAGATCACCGCTAGCGGACCGAGTTCCTTCAATAGTCAGGAGATCGCCGTTTTCATTGGAAGCGGCACAAGTATCCAGGAATCGGGCCCGGCATGGGTTGTCTTCACGGCCCCTAGCCCGGTTTTTTTCCCGCCGGACGTATCCCTTGCCACGGGTGTAATTTTCAATCTTACCATCCCCTCGGAGGTGGAGATTGTCGGAACGGGACATGTCGGGAACATTTTAAGTGCCCAGACTGGTAATGGTTACGCTCTGAGCCTGATTCCCGAACCTTCCGGCTTCCTCTTGGGGGCCCTCGGAATGGCAGGGTTTTTCCGGCGCCGCCGCTAG
- a CDS encoding response regulator transcription factor → MTEKTTTRTPAENANIRLVLVEDHADFRESVSMVLADRGYQCVGEFSTMEDAIEAFRGGLEADLVLSDLGLPGMSGVDGIRQIRELAPLMQVLVLTAFTDKAKVFAALEAGAHGYLVKAGSATRLIATLEEVLAGGTPLDPKIAGMILQTFRKLSPIPGAEALSARECDVLQLSAKGLTRQEVADHLGISQHSVTEYIKRCFDKLHVRNLPAAVSEAIRRGFLDLS, encoded by the coding sequence TTGACCGAGAAAACCACCACGCGAACGCCGGCCGAGAATGCGAACATCCGCCTTGTCTTGGTGGAGGACCATGCTGACTTCCGGGAATCGGTTTCGATGGTCCTAGCAGACCGTGGCTACCAGTGTGTGGGCGAATTCTCTACCATGGAGGACGCCATCGAGGCGTTCCGTGGCGGGCTGGAAGCCGATCTGGTTCTTTCCGATCTCGGACTGCCGGGAATGAGCGGTGTCGATGGCATCCGCCAGATTCGCGAGCTTGCCCCGCTGATGCAGGTTTTGGTTCTCACGGCATTCACGGACAAGGCGAAGGTTTTCGCTGCTTTGGAGGCTGGCGCTCACGGCTATCTGGTCAAAGCTGGCAGCGCGACCCGGCTGATTGCCACCTTGGAGGAAGTCTTGGCGGGGGGCACGCCCCTCGATCCCAAGATCGCCGGGATGATCCTGCAGACCTTCCGGAAATTGAGTCCTATACCGGGAGCGGAGGCACTTTCCGCGCGGGAGTGCGATGTCCTTCAGCTCTCCGCCAAGGGTCTCACCCGGCAGGAAGTCGCTGATCATCTGGGTATTAGCCAGCATTCCGTCACCGAGTATATCAAGCGCTGCTTCGACAAGCTCCACGTGCGGAACCTCCCGGCGGCGGTGAGCGAAGCGATCCGGAGAGGGTTCCTGGACCTGTCCTGA
- a CDS encoding histidine kinase: MTRRRCFEILLILLPGLLSGQEASWEYRLANSLSARPGKIEKELQAIEAELPGLPNLPVGDQGGTGGLAIRYGGPLLKQEGELSITVRFKAPGMADLIALVPARRYGVYGPNPDFGTPEAFSVYLIGETGQTVAKIAEVNGAGTNPVRSGHPYVFPVSPPVQAWGMKIIAEKLPLDSDDSDHHVHAWAEALAFQGDHNLARGAEVDNSGGSPPPAPWQWSNDYLVDGQTPLGLPEIPGELHANVGWMSDARDSARDPVWFELDLGGVREFDSIRLFPAKRPTSDLPSGFGFPKNFVISVWDGQPKERGRMPLVEKRIETANPGHNPFLVSMGPCKGSHVRIEITELWKVYEKFPAFAALSEVEILKGETNVGLGSLVRTSGMAGTIISSGSQYWSLASLTDGYGPEGKLVSDRSWLLSLNHRLELETSRYHLQKERDEIVGMWRRSLLATVVILGAVGAVVLVALPLRYRLRSKRQLEEVRDRIAGDLHDEVGSNLGSIQMFADLAERRTGGSGELKNIQRIAAETVSAVRDIVWLLRPGGDHRIATVEHLRETCSIMLETHDWKFTANEPAWACEMSDDANRNLFLYVREALHNILRHAEAAKVQVQVEVARGQFHLVIADDGRGIDAERLARPATFRALRKRAEALQASFTPKSEPGQGTELTLVIPLDPKHALHGK; encoded by the coding sequence ATGACCCGCCGGAGATGCTTTGAGATTCTTCTGATCCTTCTCCCGGGCCTGCTTTCAGGCCAAGAGGCAAGTTGGGAGTATCGCTTGGCGAATAGCTTGTCCGCGAGACCGGGGAAGATCGAAAAAGAACTGCAGGCCATTGAGGCGGAGCTCCCGGGCCTGCCGAATTTACCGGTTGGCGACCAAGGAGGCACCGGCGGCTTGGCCATCCGGTATGGGGGGCCACTCCTGAAGCAGGAGGGGGAACTTTCGATTACCGTTCGTTTCAAAGCACCGGGGATGGCCGACCTGATCGCGCTGGTCCCTGCGCGCCGTTATGGAGTCTACGGCCCGAATCCCGATTTCGGAACTCCGGAGGCCTTCTCGGTCTACTTGATCGGCGAGACGGGGCAGACCGTGGCGAAAATCGCCGAGGTCAACGGCGCTGGAACGAATCCCGTGCGATCGGGCCATCCCTACGTCTTCCCGGTTTCCCCTCCGGTTCAAGCATGGGGAATGAAAATCATCGCGGAAAAGCTGCCGCTGGATTCGGACGACTCCGACCATCACGTACACGCGTGGGCAGAGGCCCTTGCCTTCCAAGGAGATCACAACTTGGCCCGAGGTGCGGAGGTGGATAATTCCGGAGGAAGCCCGCCCCCCGCGCCTTGGCAGTGGAGCAATGACTATCTCGTTGACGGGCAAACGCCGCTGGGTCTTCCGGAGATCCCCGGCGAGCTTCATGCAAATGTGGGGTGGATGTCGGATGCCCGTGATTCCGCAAGAGACCCAGTATGGTTTGAGCTCGATTTGGGGGGCGTCCGGGAGTTCGACTCGATCCGTCTGTTTCCGGCCAAACGTCCCACCTCGGACCTGCCGAGTGGATTCGGATTTCCGAAGAATTTCGTGATCAGTGTCTGGGACGGCCAGCCCAAGGAGCGCGGGCGAATGCCCTTGGTCGAAAAGCGGATCGAAACCGCGAATCCCGGCCACAATCCCTTTCTGGTGTCCATGGGACCTTGCAAGGGGAGCCACGTCCGGATCGAGATCACTGAGCTCTGGAAGGTCTACGAGAAGTTCCCGGCATTCGCGGCTCTGAGTGAAGTGGAGATCCTCAAGGGAGAGACGAATGTAGGGCTTGGATCGCTCGTCAGGACCTCCGGCATGGCTGGCACCATCATCAGCTCGGGATCGCAGTATTGGAGTCTCGCCAGCCTGACTGACGGATATGGGCCGGAGGGGAAGTTGGTTTCCGATCGCAGTTGGTTGTTGTCCTTGAATCACCGTCTGGAACTGGAGACCAGCCGCTACCACTTGCAGAAGGAGCGGGATGAAATTGTGGGGATGTGGCGGCGAAGCCTGCTGGCTACAGTGGTCATCCTCGGTGCCGTCGGTGCCGTGGTCCTGGTGGCGCTCCCGCTCCGTTACCGGCTCCGCAGCAAGCGCCAGCTTGAGGAAGTCAGGGATCGCATCGCCGGCGACCTGCACGACGAGGTGGGGAGTAATCTAGGGAGCATCCAGATGTTCGCGGATCTCGCGGAGCGCCGTACCGGAGGCTCCGGGGAGTTGAAGAATATCCAGCGCATCGCCGCGGAGACAGTCAGCGCGGTCCGGGATATCGTCTGGCTTTTGCGCCCCGGGGGTGACCATCGGATCGCTACCGTCGAGCACCTCCGGGAAACCTGCTCGATCATGCTCGAGACCCATGACTGGAAGTTTACGGCCAACGAGCCGGCCTGGGCCTGCGAGATGTCGGATGACGCGAACCGCAACCTCTTCCTCTACGTCCGGGAGGCGCTTCATAACATCCTCCGGCATGCGGAGGCTGCGAAAGTTCAGGTGCAGGTGGAGGTCGCCCGCGGACAGTTCCATCTGGTAATCGCCGATGACGGCCGCGGCATTGATGCGGAGCGCCTGGCCCGGCCTGCGACTTTCCGGGCTCTTCGGAAAAGGGCGGAAGCGCTCCAAGCTTCCTTCACGCCGAAGAGCGAGCCGGGGCAAGGGACGGAGCTGACCTTGGTGATCCCGCTCGATCCCAAGCACGCCCTTCACGGCAAATGA
- a CDS encoding FAD-binding oxidoreductase: MFLPPKRSSFIVHGTPTRTSAKTEFVKSDDDSVFEDLDKPVQEAGADPSAGQQEPAEASELTVADIAAELSELLGPGKVSIREADLEVHAADKWYAKSLPDLVVFAESTKDVSKTLGYASEHGIPVTTRGAGIGYVGGCVPVEGGIVLSLARMKRIIEINPADGVAVVEPGVITVELQKAARALGWDYPPDPASLKECSIGGNIATNAGGPRCLKYGVTRSYVLGLEVVLADGRVMRCGGRVHKNKTGFDLCGLFTGSEGMLGIVTEITLRLIPKPPARAMLAAVFPDFPAAAAAVQAILNRGHLPSALEITDSFTLAAARKRLGEQKLPPGEAHLIVEIDGRPAAVTSEIEEIRALLEELGALRADLAADEAACEEIWQMRREFSYSLRDTGLTKLNEDIVVPRSKLVELVEFARRMEEDTGIPVACFGHAGDGNIHTNLMVAGFEDPVTREKAEHALDQLFAWVLDHGGAITGEHGVGLAKKPWIRQALGEVSFDVHRSLKDALDPQGILNPGKFLD, translated from the coding sequence GTGTTCCTGCCACCCAAACGATCCTCATTCATCGTCCACGGCACTCCGACCCGTACGAGCGCGAAAACCGAGTTTGTAAAATCGGATGACGATTCGGTTTTCGAGGACCTCGATAAGCCCGTGCAGGAAGCCGGTGCCGATCCAAGCGCCGGGCAACAGGAGCCGGCCGAAGCATCCGAATTGACGGTGGCGGATATTGCCGCGGAGTTGTCCGAGCTGTTAGGCCCCGGAAAGGTTTCCATCCGCGAGGCGGATCTTGAAGTTCACGCTGCTGACAAGTGGTATGCGAAGTCCCTTCCGGACCTCGTTGTTTTCGCCGAGTCCACCAAGGATGTCTCCAAGACCCTCGGCTACGCCAGCGAGCATGGCATCCCGGTGACCACCCGCGGCGCCGGGATCGGCTACGTCGGTGGCTGCGTCCCGGTGGAGGGGGGCATTGTCCTCTCGTTGGCGCGGATGAAGAGGATCATCGAGATCAATCCGGCTGACGGCGTGGCCGTTGTGGAACCGGGCGTGATCACGGTGGAGCTCCAGAAGGCCGCCCGGGCTCTTGGCTGGGACTATCCGCCGGACCCTGCATCCCTGAAGGAATGTTCGATCGGTGGGAACATCGCCACCAATGCCGGCGGCCCCCGCTGTCTGAAGTACGGCGTGACCCGTAGCTACGTCCTCGGCCTTGAGGTCGTCCTCGCCGATGGCCGCGTGATGCGTTGCGGCGGCCGTGTCCACAAGAACAAGACCGGCTTCGATCTCTGCGGCCTTTTCACGGGTTCGGAAGGGATGCTCGGCATCGTCACGGAGATCACCCTGCGGCTCATCCCGAAGCCCCCTGCCCGCGCGATGCTTGCGGCAGTGTTCCCGGACTTTCCGGCGGCGGCAGCCGCCGTGCAGGCCATCCTGAATCGTGGCCACCTCCCCTCCGCCTTGGAGATCACGGATAGCTTTACCCTGGCCGCCGCCCGCAAGCGCTTGGGCGAACAAAAGCTTCCGCCGGGTGAAGCACACCTGATCGTGGAGATCGACGGGCGGCCTGCGGCCGTGACAAGCGAGATCGAGGAGATCCGCGCCCTTCTGGAAGAGCTTGGTGCCCTTCGCGCCGACCTCGCGGCCGATGAAGCGGCTTGCGAGGAAATCTGGCAGATGCGCCGCGAGTTTTCCTACTCACTCCGTGATACCGGCCTGACCAAGCTGAACGAGGACATCGTGGTGCCTCGTTCGAAGCTGGTGGAGCTCGTCGAATTTGCCCGGCGAATGGAGGAGGATACCGGCATTCCGGTGGCCTGCTTCGGCCATGCCGGGGATGGGAATATCCACACCAATCTCATGGTCGCGGGATTCGAGGATCCGGTCACCCGGGAAAAGGCGGAGCATGCCTTGGACCAGCTCTTCGCGTGGGTGCTCGATCACGGTGGAGCCATCACCGGCGAGCACGGTGTTGGACTCGCGAAAAAGCCGTGGATCCGCCAAGCCCTCGGCGAGGTTTCCTTCGACGTCCACCGCTCCCTGAAGGATGCGCTCGATCCGCAGGGGATCTTGAATCCGGGGAAGTTCCTCGATTGA